The following nucleotide sequence is from Peptococcaceae bacterium 1198_IL3148.
ATCATAAAGATACTCCACAATTTCTTTTTGCTCTTCGTTTGGTTCCAGCTCTTCTGCCTGATCCAGCAATCTCCATAGACCCCGGTTAGCATCTCTAATTAGCAAGGCATGGGGTTTAAACTCTTCTTCGTCAATTTTTTTGGTCACACCCATGGTTACCACTTCCCAGTCGCACATCAATATAATATGTTGTTTTGATGTAACAGTGCGAAAAATTTCCCACATTTCTGGACCAAAGCCTATACCAATACCGATACCTTCCTCCCAGTCAATGTCCAACACCACCAAGAAGTCATCGTCGTTAACTTCCAGTAGTTCCCAAGTGAAGCTATAGTTTATTTCTTCCCCAGCGTGAAATTTAGTAAACAAATCAGATAACTCTTCTTTTAAGGTGGGCAGCACCAATACCAATGCTTCATCTGATTCTCCAATAAATTCAGGGAAAACAACTCCTTTTGTCACTTGCTACCACCTCCTTGTTTTATAGCGTATTCGCCGCAGCTTAGAAAATTCCTGCTTGTTAACTTTTAACTTAGCTACATATTAAATAATTGAGCCAGCTATTGCAAGCTGGCTCCTTTGTTAATCACTGTTAATCATTACAACTCTTTGGGGCAACTTATTAATATCTAAGATAACCGAATCAACAGGGTAAGTTATCACTGTTAAGTATGCAGCCCCAGGTTTTGGTTCTGTGGTGGTATATCTCACATATAATGTTTGCCCAATTATTTTTGTATCTTTTATATCTATGTTATAACCGCTAGAAGGTTTCTTACCCCACATTAATTCTAATTTGTATCCCTCTGGCACTGGGTTGAGGGTATAACTAACACCCAGATTATTTTTTTCATTTTGTTTTAATTTTATTAGAGATACTAAATTACTAATCATTGTTTCAGCATCTCGGCGGGTTATAGAGACATCAACATTTAATTCCGCATTGATGTCATCCTTTAAGCCCAGTTCATAGGCTAAACGCGCAGTGTCAAATTCGCCATCGTCAAAGGGATTAACAACCAAACTACACATTTTAAGAGCGTCGGCAATCACTATTGGTTCATTGGGTAAATAATCGCCATCAATTGTTTTATTGTCTATTTTGTAACCTACCCCTTGGGATAACATAGTGGCAAATTCAGCCATAGTTATCTCTTGATTTACAACTTCTATTTTTGGGGCAGGGGGATCTATTTGATCAATTACCGGCTGATCTGTACCATAAGCTATTGATGCGCTAAAAAGCAAACCTACTAATGCCATGGCCGATAAATATTTTTTCATATTTTGCACCTCCGTACTAATAGACGAAGGTTGTAGGCATTAAGTTCCAACATAGAGTATTATTAGAAAAAAAACCTTACAAATAAACCTATATATAGTAGTACACCAGCCTAAGGCTGGTGTACTTTAATCTACAAATTCTACTTTGCCATTTTTTATTTCTTTGATACGGGCTAACGCTTCGATACGAACACCCTCGGCACGCAATTCTTTGCCTCCGTCTTGAAAGGCCTTTTCCACCACAACGCCACAGCCCACCAATTGGGCGCCGGCTAGCTGCACTAATTTGCGCAACCCCCTTAGAGCTTCACCGCGAGCTAAAAAATCATCTACTATTAATACCCGATCACCGGCAGATAAATAATTTTTTGAAACAAATATCTCCACCGACTCTTGCTTGGTGAAAGAATAAACAGTGGAACTAAAGTAACGATGATCCATGGTTGAAGCTTGTTTTTTCTTGGCAAACAGCACTGGCACATTAAGCGCGATTCCGGTCATCAGTCCAACCGCTATTCCAGATGCTTCCACTGTTAAAATTTTGGTCACTCCTTGGTCTTTAAACAATCTAGCAAACTCATCGCCAATTTCTTTAATAAAAAATGGATCCAGTTGATGGTTTAAAAAGGAATCTATCTTTAAAATTGAATCCGATATAACTTTTCCCTCAGTTAAAATACGATCTTTCAAGAGTTCCATGGGTATACCTCTTTCTGCAATTATTTATAGATAGTTTATCTGTCCTCGCGATCATAAGCAACACCCAATGCCTTTGGTGACCCCACGCCACCGGTTTGTGATTGACGGGTGGAAATAATTAGAACAAGAATTGTACAGATATAAGGCAACATGTTTAAAAAGTAAGATGAAATCTGAACGTCCAGCATCTGTATTCTAAATCCGAGGGCATCAATGGCACCAAACATATAGGCACCAACCAGAGCGTACAAAGGATTCCAGCGGGCAAATATAACCAATGCCACCGCAATCCAACCGCGCCCAGCAGTCATGTTCTCCATCCAGGATGGTGCATAGGCCAGCGATAAGTAAGCACCGGCAAGTCCCGCCAACATCCCCCCTATTATGGTGTACATGTAACGGGTTTTTGAAACGCTCACACCTAAAGAATCTGCTGCACCAGGGTTCTCACCCACTGCTCTCAGGTTTAGGCCCATCTTGGTGCCATATATCAGCAAACAAAGCAACGGAACTAACAAGTAGCTCAAGTAAACCAGGACATCTTGGTTAAAGAAAATGGTTCCTATTATCGGTATGTCACTTAAAAACCCTAGGGTTTGCGCTTTAAAAGCGTTGGGCAGTGGTTGGCCAACATAGGGTTTTCCTAAATAACCGGATAAACCGGTGCCAAAAATTGTTAAAACCAATCCGCTGACCACTTGGTTAGCTTTTAAACTGACTGTTAGTATAGCATGGATTAAAGCTAATGCCCCACCAGCCAATAAGGATATCAGCACACCAACCCATGCACTGCCAGTAATTAAAGCAGCTACAAATCCCGAAACTGCCCCTACCAACATCATTCCTTCTACACCTAAATTTAATATTCCTGCCCGTTCGGTTAGTATTTCTCCCAAGGATGCATATAAAAGAGGTGTGCCGGCAGTAACTGCTGTAGCTAGAACTGCAATAATTAGGCTTGTTTCCATTGGTTATTTCCCTCCGCGGTTTTTGACTTGCTGTTAAATACAATCCGGTAACGAGTTAATATTTCGGTGCCCAGAACAAAAAACAATATTAAACCCTGTAGCATCGATACCAGAGCCAGCGGCACACCACTGCTCTGCAAGCTAAATCCCCCAGCCTCTAGCCCACCAAATAATATCGATACAACAATTATTGCTGCCGGATTTAACTTGCCCAGCCAAGCAATAATG
It contains:
- a CDS encoding protease complex subunit PrcB family protein; amino-acid sequence: MKKYLSAMALVGLLFSASIAYGTDQPVIDQIDPPAPKIEVVNQEITMAEFATMLSQGVGYKIDNKTIDGDYLPNEPIVIADALKMCSLVVNPFDDGEFDTARLAYELGLKDDINAELNVDVSITRRDAETMISNLVSLIKLKQNEKNNLGVSYTLNPVPEGYKLELMWGKKPSSGYNIDIKDTKIIGQTLYVRYTTTEPKPGAAYLTVITYPVDSVILDINKLPQRVVMINSD
- a CDS encoding xanthine phosphoribosyltransferase; amino-acid sequence: MELLKDRILTEGKVISDSILKIDSFLNHQLDPFFIKEIGDEFARLFKDQGVTKILTVEASGIAVGLMTGIALNVPVLFAKKKQASTMDHRYFSSTVYSFTKQESVEIFVSKNYLSAGDRVLIVDDFLARGEALRGLRKLVQLAGAQLVGCGVVVEKAFQDGGKELRAEGVRIEALARIKEIKNGKVEFVD
- a CDS encoding ABC transporter permease — encoded protein: METSLIIAVLATAVTAGTPLLYASLGEILTERAGILNLGVEGMMLVGAVSGFVAALITGSAWVGVLISLLAGGALALIHAILTVSLKANQVVSGLVLTIFGTGLSGYLGKPYVGQPLPNAFKAQTLGFLSDIPIIGTIFFNQDVLVYLSYLLVPLLCLLIYGTKMGLNLRAVGENPGAADSLGVSVSKTRYMYTIIGGMLAGLAGAYLSLAYAPSWMENMTAGRGWIAVALVIFARWNPLYALVGAYMFGAIDALGFRIQMLDVQISSYFLNMLPYICTILVLIISTRQSQTGGVGSPKALGVAYDREDR